A region of Rhodoferax potami DNA encodes the following proteins:
- a CDS encoding tripartite tricarboxylate transporter substrate-binding protein, giving the protein MKTPGFNPATDLVPVARITQIAFGLAVPQTAPVQRLSDYGHWVKDLTDRGAVGVPAPASVPEFTTHLVGQHLGIATRAIPYRGGAPMVADLIGGQLPAGITSISELLPQQKAGKLRVIAVSGTQRSALLPDAPTFAEQGVKGVEQSNFLALYAPAGTPAATIKRYQDSVREVLGQAGLREKLEGLGMQVDFAAGDAISRQMAQMTESWGQLIRASGFKPQ; this is encoded by the coding sequence ATGAAAACGCCGGGCTTCAATCCGGCTACGGACTTGGTTCCTGTGGCGCGCATTACCCAAATTGCGTTCGGGCTGGCTGTTCCGCAGACGGCCCCGGTGCAACGCCTGAGTGACTACGGGCATTGGGTAAAGGACTTGACCGACCGCGGCGCAGTGGGTGTCCCAGCGCCCGCTAGCGTTCCGGAATTTACGACCCATTTAGTGGGACAGCACTTAGGCATAGCTACCCGCGCCATTCCGTACCGCGGTGGCGCCCCCATGGTGGCAGACCTGATTGGCGGACAGCTGCCGGCGGGAATTACTTCCATCAGTGAACTGCTACCCCAACAAAAAGCAGGGAAACTTCGCGTCATTGCAGTTTCAGGAACGCAACGTTCCGCCCTACTCCCCGACGCACCCACCTTTGCGGAACAAGGTGTGAAAGGTGTCGAGCAGTCTAACTTTTTAGCGCTCTATGCGCCCGCAGGAACACCCGCCGCAACGATCAAACGTTACCAAGACAGTGTTCGCGAAGTGCTCGGTCAAGCGGGCTTACGCGAAAAACTGGAAGGCCTGGGTATGCAAGTGGACTTTGCTGCCGGAGATGCCATTTCTCGCCAAATGGCGCAAATGACCGAAAGTTGGGGACAGCTGATTCGGGCCAGCGGCTTCAAACCACAATGA
- a CDS encoding Bug family tripartite tricarboxylate transporter substrate binding protein, with protein sequence MKFLRIFTCRMLWQATSGLALALGLSTGSLAQTSPVRIVVGFPAGGGVDAAARHLADALGQHMGQPFVVENKSGAGGQIAAVAVKQATPNGQTLFCPTTIRL encoded by the coding sequence ATGAAATTTCTCCGCATATTCACTTGTCGCATGCTTTGGCAAGCGACCTCCGGCCTCGCACTCGCACTGGGGCTCAGCACGGGTAGCCTCGCCCAAACGTCTCCCGTGCGGATTGTGGTCGGATTTCCAGCCGGCGGTGGCGTAGACGCGGCAGCCCGACATCTTGCAGATGCCTTGGGGCAGCACATGGGACAGCCCTTTGTCGTTGAAAACAAAAGCGGTGCGGGGGGACAGATTGCGGCGGTGGCAGTCAAACAGGCTACGCCTAACGGTCAAACGCTTTTTTGTCCAACGACCATACGGTTGTAA
- a CDS encoding LysR family transcriptional regulator — protein MKLNPGQLEVFCIVAECGSIRAAARQLVLTQPAVTYVVRELERQAGMALLLRQTQGVTLTEAGEALYRRALRLLEDWRQAQNELAQMRDGAQGDLRLAFSSGAAARILAPALASFRKARPGGAARCARVVSQ, from the coding sequence ATGAAGCTCAATCCTGGGCAACTGGAAGTTTTCTGTATCGTGGCGGAATGCGGAAGCATTCGAGCGGCTGCACGTCAGCTTGTGCTCACACAGCCAGCTGTCACCTATGTTGTCCGGGAGTTGGAGCGCCAAGCTGGCATGGCTTTGCTGCTGCGCCAGACCCAAGGAGTGACCCTGACTGAGGCGGGTGAGGCCCTGTACCGCCGAGCACTGCGGCTGCTGGAAGATTGGAGGCAGGCACAAAATGAACTGGCTCAAATGCGGGATGGTGCGCAAGGCGATTTGCGACTGGCCTTCAGCTCGGGCGCTGCTGCCCGCATTCTTGCGCCTGCATTAGCCTCGTTCCGTAAGGCGCGCCCGGGGGGGGCGGCTCGATGTGCACGAGTTGTCTCTCAGTGA
- a CDS encoding LysR substrate-binding domain-containing protein, with amino-acid sequence MHELSLSEPQDLWRIGLYDLVVISELDEPIDDAWERRALFRAPLHIVARQGHPMAQSGTLQPLRDCLWIVPSYGQRVLSNPLLSLEGSLPRQLMQAQSIYIALALLRTTDAVALMSSVVLEDPQTSSALVALPLTEALPSLRVSLVCKSMDALTPAAREFARGLIDAAQVPGILRTAPRPDS; translated from the coding sequence GTGCACGAGTTGTCTCTCAGTGAGCCGCAGGATCTGTGGCGCATAGGGTTGTACGACTTGGTCGTCATCAGCGAGCTGGATGAACCGATAGACGACGCGTGGGAGCGACGTGCACTGTTTCGGGCGCCACTGCACATTGTTGCGCGACAAGGACACCCGATGGCGCAGTCGGGAACGTTGCAGCCTCTTCGTGATTGCTTGTGGATCGTGCCCAGCTACGGTCAGCGCGTTCTGAGCAATCCACTGTTGTCTCTGGAGGGTAGCTTGCCGCGTCAATTGATGCAGGCTCAATCGATTTACATTGCCTTGGCGCTTCTGCGTACGACCGACGCAGTGGCACTGATGTCTAGCGTAGTGCTCGAAGACCCACAAACGAGCAGCGCTCTGGTGGCGCTGCCACTCACGGAGGCGTTGCCCTCCTTGCGGGTTTCTCTTGTGTGCAAGAGCATGGATGCCCTCACACCCGCAGCGCGGGAGTTCGCAAGGGGACTGATCGATGCCGCGCAAGTGCCCGGCATTCTCCGGACCGCACCGCGCCCGGACTCGTGA
- a CDS encoding nidogen-like domain-containing protein, giving the protein MFKSFAASAALALSAVASPAMATAIHDADLFKGNTLAANDDGYTGLVDIGFNINFYGQTFSKLYVNNNGNVSFTTQLPTYTPFSLLSTSNAMLAPFFADVDTRNIASGLTQYGQATIDGRKTFGVNWINVGYYNARADKTNSFQLIMTDRSDTGVGNFDFQFNYDNISWETGSASGGVNGFGGSSARVGWSNGTTNSFELAGSAIHGALLNSGANALVHNQLNASVDGQYNFSVRNGTVIPAVPEPETYAMLLAGLGVLGAAARRRKCTVKA; this is encoded by the coding sequence ATGTTCAAAAGCTTCGCTGCCAGCGCCGCACTGGCACTGTCCGCTGTTGCCTCGCCTGCCATGGCGACTGCCATCCATGACGCCGACCTTTTCAAAGGTAACACCCTTGCAGCCAATGATGACGGGTACACAGGCCTGGTGGATATCGGCTTCAACATCAACTTTTACGGCCAGACCTTCAGCAAACTGTACGTCAACAACAACGGCAACGTGTCATTCACGACCCAACTGCCGACCTATACCCCCTTCAGCCTGCTGAGCACCAGCAATGCGATGCTGGCACCCTTCTTTGCCGATGTGGACACTCGCAATATCGCCAGCGGGCTCACCCAGTATGGCCAAGCCACCATCGATGGTCGCAAAACATTCGGCGTGAACTGGATCAACGTGGGCTACTACAACGCCCGCGCCGATAAAACGAATTCTTTCCAGTTGATCATGACGGACCGCTCCGACACCGGCGTCGGCAATTTCGACTTTCAATTCAACTACGACAACATCTCGTGGGAAACAGGCAGTGCCAGTGGCGGCGTCAATGGATTCGGCGGGTCCTCGGCCCGCGTAGGCTGGTCCAACGGCACGACCAACTCATTCGAATTGGCGGGCTCAGCCATCCATGGCGCCCTGCTCAATAGCGGGGCCAATGCTCTGGTACACAACCAGTTGAACGCCAGTGTGGATGGCCAATACAACTTCAGTGTCCGCAACGGCACAGTGATTCCTGCGGTACCAGAGCCCGAGACATATGCCATGCTGCTGGCCGGTTTGGGCGTGCTGGGCGCCGCCGCTCGCCGCCGCAAGTGCACAGTGAAAGCGTAA
- the miaB gene encoding tRNA (N6-isopentenyl adenosine(37)-C2)-methylthiotransferase MiaB has product MSKKVFIKTFGCQMNEYDSDKMADVLGAAQGYEPTDDVEQADLILFNTCSVREKAQEKVFSDLGRIKHLKAKGVQIGVGGCVASQEGAEIIKRAPYVDVVFGPQTLHRLPELLNARKALDKPQVDISFPEIEKFDHLPPAKVDGASAFVSIMEGCNKYCSYCVVPYTRGTEINRPFEDVLVEIAGLADQGVKEVNLLGQNVNAWRNAMGDSGEMADFATLLEYVSDIPGIERIRYTTSHPNEFTPSLIAAYEKLPKLVSHLHLPVQHGSDKILMAMKRGYTAMEYKSTIRKLRAIRPDMSISSDFIVGFPGETDEDHAKMMKLIHDIGFDNSFSFIFSPRPGTPAANLHDDTPHDVKLARLQELQAAINANIATISNQRLGTVQRILVEGGSKRDNGELMGRTECNRVVNFAGNPRLIGQLVDVTITETRSYTLRGEVLTTETFPQ; this is encoded by the coding sequence ATGTCCAAAAAAGTCTTTATCAAAACCTTCGGCTGCCAAATGAACGAGTACGACTCGGACAAGATGGCTGATGTACTCGGCGCCGCCCAAGGCTATGAGCCCACCGATGATGTGGAGCAGGCTGACCTGATTTTGTTCAACACCTGCTCGGTGCGCGAGAAGGCGCAAGAGAAGGTGTTCAGCGACCTGGGCCGCATCAAGCACCTCAAGGCCAAAGGCGTGCAGATTGGTGTGGGCGGTTGCGTAGCCAGCCAGGAAGGTGCCGAGATCATCAAGCGGGCACCTTATGTGGACGTGGTGTTCGGCCCGCAAACCTTGCACCGCTTGCCGGAGCTGCTCAATGCCCGCAAGGCGCTGGATAAGCCGCAGGTCGACATCAGCTTCCCCGAAATTGAAAAGTTCGACCATCTGCCCCCCGCCAAGGTGGATGGCGCCAGCGCTTTTGTGAGCATCATGGAAGGCTGCAACAAATACTGCAGTTACTGCGTGGTGCCGTACACCCGTGGCACGGAAATCAACCGCCCGTTTGAAGACGTGCTGGTAGAGATTGCCGGCCTGGCTGACCAGGGCGTGAAAGAAGTAAACCTGCTGGGCCAGAACGTGAACGCCTGGCGCAACGCCATGGGCGACTCGGGCGAGATGGCCGACTTTGCCACCCTGCTGGAATACGTGAGCGACATTCCGGGCATTGAGCGCATCCGCTACACCACCAGCCACCCCAACGAGTTCACACCCAGCCTGATCGCGGCTTACGAAAAGCTGCCCAAACTGGTGAGCCACTTGCATTTGCCGGTGCAGCACGGCAGCGACAAGATTTTGATGGCCATGAAGCGCGGCTACACCGCCATGGAATACAAGAGCACCATCCGCAAGCTGCGCGCCATCCGGCCCGACATGAGCATCAGCTCGGACTTTATTGTCGGCTTCCCCGGCGAGACGGACGAAGACCACGCCAAGATGATGAAGCTGATCCACGACATCGGCTTTGACAACAGCTTCAGCTTTATCTTCAGCCCCCGCCCCGGCACCCCGGCGGCAAACCTGCACGACGACACCCCGCACGACGTGAAGCTAGCCCGCCTGCAAGAGCTGCAAGCCGCTATCAACGCCAACATTGCCACCATCAGCAATCAGCGCCTCGGCACGGTGCAGCGCATCTTGGTAGAAGGCGGCAGCAAGCGCGACAACGGTGAGCTCATGGGCCGCACCGAGTGCAACCGCGTCGTCAACTTTGCCGGTAACCCGCGCTTGATCGGCCAGTTAGTGGATGTGACGATCACCGAGACCCGCAGCTACACGCTGCGTGGTGAGGTGCTGACTACTGAAACTTTTCCCCAGTGA
- a CDS encoding enoyl-CoA hydratase, producing the protein MSYECITTRVEGDKVAIITLNRPKQLNALNDQLMDELGAALKRFDADPAIGCMVITGSEKAFAAGADITAMAKFSFADAYKGDFITRNWETIRAIRKPVIAAVSGFALGGGCELAMMCDFIIAADNAKFGQPEIKLGIIPGAGGTQRLPRAVGKSKAMDLALTGRMMDATEAERAGLVSRVVALDKLQEEALGAALQICAFSQVATMAAKESVNRAFEGTLADGIAFERRMFHALFATADQKEGMDAFVNKRAANFTHQ; encoded by the coding sequence ATGAGCTACGAATGCATCACCACCCGCGTGGAAGGCGACAAGGTTGCCATCATCACCCTGAACCGCCCCAAGCAGCTCAACGCCCTCAACGACCAGTTGATGGACGAGCTGGGCGCCGCCCTCAAGAGGTTTGACGCCGACCCCGCCATTGGCTGCATGGTGATCACTGGCAGCGAAAAAGCGTTTGCTGCGGGCGCCGACATCACCGCCATGGCCAAGTTCAGCTTTGCCGATGCCTACAAAGGCGACTTCATTACCCGTAACTGGGAAACCATCCGCGCGATCCGCAAACCGGTCATCGCCGCCGTGAGCGGTTTTGCGCTGGGTGGCGGTTGCGAGCTTGCCATGATGTGCGACTTCATCATCGCCGCCGACAACGCCAAGTTCGGCCAGCCGGAAATCAAGCTGGGCATCATCCCCGGCGCCGGTGGCACCCAGCGTTTACCCCGTGCGGTGGGCAAATCCAAGGCTATGGACCTGGCCCTGACCGGCCGCATGATGGACGCTACCGAGGCCGAGCGCGCCGGCCTGGTGAGCCGCGTGGTGGCGCTGGACAAGCTGCAAGAAGAAGCCTTGGGCGCCGCTTTGCAAATCTGCGCCTTCTCACAAGTGGCAACCATGGCGGCCAAAGAATCGGTCAACCGCGCCTTTGAAGGCACCTTGGCAGATGGCATTGCCTTCGAGCGCCGCATGTTCCACGCCTTGTTTGCGACCGCCGATCAAAAGGAAGGCATGGACGCTTTTGTGAACAAACGCGCTGCGAACTTTACGCATCAATAA
- a CDS encoding M61 family metallopeptidase, with the protein MKTSSKSSKSLATAAPASAVHYRIEVPDVHSHLFTVHMTVASPASTQTLRLPAWIPGSYLLREFAKHLQQLECRQAGKRIPVTQLDKATWQVSCRTGLPLEVSYEVYAFDASVRTAWLDAQRGFFNGTSLCLQVPEAVAEPHTLDIAPVAGTTGWQLATGLSAVTVDKAGFGLYYAPDYDTLVDCPVEMGPFWSGSFEVFGIPHRFVVAGAPPSFDGELLLADTRAICEAEIRFWHGNALEQYQKDSGSRNKDEGPSPIPFKNYVFMLAAVHDGYGGLEHKNSTALICNRKDLPRLPRTTLAPTTHKQPEGYTTLLGLISHEYFHTWNVKRLRPAELATYDYRAENYTELLWFFEGFTSYYDDLLLRRAKRIDNATYLKLLSKTINQVQQTPGRLVQSVAQSSFDAWVKYYRQDENTANATVSYYTKGSLVGLCLDLTLRAEGKTHLDAVMRGLWTRCAGGPMAEADLLAVLQDLGGRSFAKDLARWVHSTKELPVHELLEQHGVQVNREPDQAAQQLGLRVKESGGLFIQQVLRGGAAEKAGFAAGDEWLAVQTEGMPWRMQALDDLMLYAGKAKKVTALVSRDKRLMQLTLTLPAPTQAVRLSVRDTAAANRWLDGA; encoded by the coding sequence ATGAAAACTTCGTCCAAGTCGTCCAAATCCCTCGCAACTGCTGCACCCGCATCCGCGGTGCACTACCGGATTGAAGTGCCCGATGTGCACAGCCACCTGTTCACGGTGCACATGACCGTGGCCTCGCCGGCCAGCACCCAAACCCTGCGCCTGCCGGCCTGGATTCCGGGTAGCTACCTGCTGCGCGAATTTGCCAAACATCTGCAGCAGCTGGAGTGTCGGCAAGCCGGCAAACGCATCCCGGTGACGCAGCTGGACAAAGCCACCTGGCAAGTCAGTTGCCGCACCGGTCTGCCGTTGGAGGTGAGTTACGAGGTGTACGCCTTTGACGCCTCGGTGCGCACCGCCTGGCTGGATGCGCAGCGCGGCTTTTTCAATGGCACCAGCCTGTGCCTGCAGGTGCCCGAAGCGGTGGCAGAGCCCCACACTTTGGACATCGCGCCGGTTGCCGGCACCACGGGCTGGCAGCTGGCCACCGGACTGTCGGCAGTCACCGTCGACAAGGCGGGTTTTGGCCTGTACTACGCCCCCGACTACGACACCCTGGTCGACTGCCCGGTGGAAATGGGGCCGTTCTGGAGCGGCAGTTTTGAGGTGTTCGGCATTCCCCACCGCTTTGTGGTGGCCGGCGCACCGCCCAGCTTTGACGGCGAGTTGCTACTGGCCGACACCCGCGCCATTTGCGAAGCGGAAATACGCTTCTGGCACGGTAACGCCCTTGAGCAGTATCAAAAAGATAGCGGCTCCCGCAATAAAGACGAGGGCCCAAGCCCGATTCCATTCAAAAACTACGTCTTCATGCTGGCCGCGGTGCACGATGGCTATGGCGGGTTGGAGCACAAAAACTCCACCGCCCTGATTTGCAACCGCAAAGACTTGCCGCGTCTTCCCCGCACCACGCTGGCCCCCACCACCCACAAGCAGCCCGAGGGCTACACCACGCTGCTAGGGCTGATCAGCCACGAGTACTTCCACACCTGGAACGTCAAGCGCCTGCGCCCCGCCGAACTCGCCACTTACGACTACCGCGCAGAGAACTACACCGAGCTGCTGTGGTTTTTTGAAGGCTTCACCAGCTACTACGACGACTTGCTTCTGCGCCGTGCCAAACGCATCGACAACGCCACTTACCTGAAGCTCTTGAGCAAGACCATCAACCAGGTCCAGCAAACCCCGGGGCGGCTGGTGCAAAGCGTGGCGCAAAGCAGTTTCGACGCGTGGGTGAAGTACTACCGCCAGGACGAAAACACCGCTAACGCCACCGTGAGCTACTACACCAAAGGTTCACTGGTGGGCCTGTGCCTCGACCTGACCCTGCGCGCAGAGGGCAAAACCCATCTCGATGCCGTGATGCGCGGACTGTGGACGCGCTGCGCCGGCGGCCCCATGGCCGAAGCCGACCTGCTGGCCGTGTTGCAAGACCTTGGCGGCCGCTCGTTTGCCAAAGACCTTGCGCGCTGGGTGCACAGCACCAAAGAGCTGCCTGTGCACGAACTGCTGGAGCAACACGGTGTGCAAGTCAACCGCGAGCCCGACCAGGCCGCCCAGCAACTCGGGCTGCGGGTCAAAGAAAGCGGTGGGCTGTTCATTCAGCAGGTGCTGCGGGGCGGAGCAGCCGAGAAAGCTGGCTTTGCGGCGGGCGACGAGTGGTTGGCCGTGCAGACCGAGGGCATGCCATGGCGCATGCAGGCCTTGGATGACCTGATGCTCTATGCCGGCAAGGCCAAGAAAGTGACGGCATTGGTTTCGCGCGACAAGCGCTTGATGCAGCTGACACTCACCCTGCCGGCCCCCACCCAAGCGGTGCGCCTGTCGGTGCGCGATACGGCAGCCGCCAACCGCTGGTTGGACGGCGCGTAA
- a CDS encoding DsbC family protein — translation MHFPRLFATVGLALAAFATGAFAQEAAIREAIAKRVPQLKSIDEVRPAGIPGLYEVRANGVEIYYTDAKGNYLIQGNLYETKGLRNLTEERINKLTAIKFSSLPIKDAFTIVRGNGSRKLAVFEDPNCGYCKRFERDLQKIDNVTIYMFLYPILGPDSTEKSKAIWCSRDKVAAWQDWMLRDQPAPAAAAMCDTSPLARNVEFGKTYRIQGTPTLLFEDGNRVPGAIDAQQIEKHLKDAKS, via the coding sequence ATGCACTTCCCCCGTTTGTTTGCCACCGTGGGCCTGGCGCTCGCCGCCTTTGCCACGGGTGCCTTCGCCCAAGAGGCCGCCATCCGCGAGGCCATTGCCAAACGGGTGCCCCAGCTGAAGTCCATCGACGAAGTGCGCCCGGCCGGCATCCCCGGCTTGTATGAGGTCCGGGCCAATGGCGTCGAGATCTATTACACCGATGCCAAGGGCAACTACCTGATCCAAGGCAACCTGTACGAGACCAAAGGACTGCGCAACTTGACCGAGGAGCGGATCAACAAGCTCACCGCCATCAAGTTCAGCAGCCTGCCCATCAAAGACGCCTTCACCATCGTGCGGGGCAACGGCTCGCGCAAACTGGCAGTCTTTGAGGACCCGAACTGCGGCTACTGCAAGCGCTTTGAGCGCGATCTGCAAAAGATCGACAACGTGACGATCTACATGTTCCTCTACCCCATCCTCGGGCCGGATTCGACAGAAAAATCCAAGGCGATCTGGTGCAGCAGAGACAAGGTCGCGGCCTGGCAAGACTGGATGCTGCGCGACCAGCCAGCACCCGCCGCAGCAGCCATGTGCGATACATCCCCGCTGGCCCGCAATGTGGAGTTCGGCAAAACCTACCGCATCCAAGGCACGCCCACGCTGCTGTTTGAGGATGGCAACCGCGTGCCCGGTGCGATTGACGCCCAGCAAATCGAAAAACACCTGAAAGACGCCAAAAGCTAA
- a CDS encoding FAD-dependent monooxygenase: MAQTYDICIRGAGIVGRTLALHLAAKRLKVALVEATTSHPSGPDVRAYALNARSRQLLEAIRCWPADAHATPVLHMAVVADADAQVHFDAAPQGIDALNWIVDVPVLEQQLAQAVQFQPLISVVDTPQPATLTVVCEGRASTTRDEFGVDFETHRYAQTAVAARVESSLPHQQTARQWFSEGEVTALLPMQGQEGNFHALVWSVSPERAQALMQHTDLEFTNALQTATRMAVGTLRLASSRASWTLQHAVATRWTGTTTLDGHRRAWVLAGDAAHNVHPLAGQGLNLGLGDVAELVQVLDTRGYWRPVDDMRLLRRYERARKAAFAVVGGSGNSLQQLFAHPHAWAENARSWGMRGFDRCTPLKHWVARQAMGL, translated from the coding sequence ATGGCCCAAACCTATGACATTTGTATCCGTGGCGCCGGCATCGTGGGGCGCACCCTGGCGTTGCACTTGGCGGCTAAACGCCTGAAAGTGGCGCTGGTTGAGGCGACCACCAGTCACCCGTCTGGCCCGGATGTGCGGGCATACGCCCTGAACGCCCGCTCGCGCCAACTGCTGGAAGCCATCCGATGCTGGCCCGCCGACGCCCATGCCACTCCGGTATTGCACATGGCGGTCGTGGCCGATGCGGACGCCCAGGTCCACTTTGATGCGGCCCCGCAAGGCATAGACGCCCTGAACTGGATTGTGGACGTGCCGGTGCTCGAGCAACAGCTGGCCCAAGCCGTGCAGTTTCAACCCCTCATTTCTGTGGTCGATACCCCGCAACCCGCGACCCTGACCGTTGTGTGTGAAGGGCGCGCCAGCACCACCCGCGACGAGTTCGGCGTCGATTTCGAAACACATCGCTATGCCCAGACCGCCGTAGCCGCCAGGGTGGAGAGCTCGCTGCCCCACCAACAAACTGCCCGGCAGTGGTTTAGCGAAGGTGAAGTGACCGCACTTTTGCCGATGCAAGGGCAGGAAGGGAACTTTCATGCCCTGGTGTGGTCAGTGTCCCCAGAGCGCGCACAAGCCCTGATGCAACACACCGACCTGGAATTCACCAACGCCCTGCAAACAGCTACCCGCATGGCGGTGGGTACCCTGCGCCTGGCCAGCTCCCGCGCGAGCTGGACCTTGCAGCATGCCGTCGCCACCCGCTGGACCGGCACAACGACTCTAGACGGCCATCGGCGCGCCTGGGTATTGGCGGGTGACGCGGCCCACAACGTGCACCCACTGGCGGGCCAAGGCCTGAACCTGGGTTTGGGTGATGTGGCCGAACTGGTGCAGGTGCTCGACACCCGTGGCTACTGGCGCCCTGTGGACGATATGCGCTTGCTGCGCCGCTACGAGCGGGCCCGCAAAGCCGCCTTCGCCGTGGTGGGTGGCAGTGGCAACTCCCTGCAACAGCTGTTTGCCCACCCCCACGCCTGGGCGGAAAACGCCCGCAGCTGGGGCATGCGCGGCTTTGACCGTTGCACCCCGCTCAAACACTGGGTTGCCCGGCAGGCTATGGGCCTGTGA
- a CDS encoding MOSC domain-containing protein, translating to MTPHFEADIHGHIAALMIYPVKSLAGIAVEHARLLDTGLEWDRHWMVVDAEGLFVSQREYPRMALVQPRLLAQVLELQCPGLSPLEVALDAQGPQTRVQVWDDIVDALDMGDAAALWLQQALGCQGVRLVRFAPEGRRACSPRWTGGAQGYTQFADGYPVLVTTDASMVPLNSRLAAASLPPVDMRRFRPNVVLGGMEAHDEDHMAVLQVTAEEGRATSAQLALVKPCARCPIPHIDPDTAESHPGVGDALQSYRRDARLNGAITFGMNAIVQAGAGQVLRVGQAVAASYQFDGAAAP from the coding sequence ATGACCCCACACTTTGAAGCCGATATTCACGGACACATTGCCGCGCTGATGATTTACCCGGTGAAATCGCTCGCCGGTATCGCGGTGGAACATGCGCGCCTGTTGGACACCGGGCTGGAGTGGGACCGGCACTGGATGGTGGTGGATGCAGAAGGGCTTTTTGTGAGCCAGCGCGAATATCCCCGCATGGCGCTGGTGCAGCCGCGCCTGCTGGCACAGGTACTGGAGTTGCAGTGTCCCGGCCTGAGCCCGCTGGAGGTGGCGCTCGACGCGCAGGGGCCGCAAACCCGGGTCCAAGTCTGGGACGACATAGTGGATGCCCTCGATATGGGGGATGCCGCCGCTCTGTGGTTGCAGCAAGCGCTGGGTTGCCAAGGAGTGCGCCTGGTGCGCTTTGCGCCCGAGGGGCGGCGGGCGTGCAGCCCCCGCTGGACCGGCGGTGCGCAGGGGTACACCCAATTTGCCGACGGATATCCGGTGCTGGTCACGACCGACGCGTCCATGGTGCCGCTCAACAGCCGGTTGGCGGCTGCGAGTTTGCCCCCGGTCGACATGCGCCGTTTCCGGCCCAATGTGGTGTTGGGCGGAATGGAGGCACATGATGAAGACCACATGGCGGTCTTGCAGGTCACGGCCGAGGAGGGCCGCGCCACCTCCGCGCAACTTGCCTTGGTGAAGCCGTGCGCCCGCTGCCCGATACCCCATATTGACCCCGACACGGCCGAAAGCCACCCCGGCGTGGGGGATGCCCTTCAAAGCTACCGCCGGGACGCCCGCTTGAACGGCGCGATCACCTTCGGGATGAATGCCATCGTGCAGGCCGGCGCAGGCCAGGTGCTGCGGGTGGGGCAGGCGGTTGCTGCGTCATACCAGTTTGATGGAGCCGCTGCTCCATAA